In Meiothermus ruber DSM 1279, the following proteins share a genomic window:
- the serS gene encoding serine--tRNA ligase: MLDIKFIRENPEAVRQAIEKKGLTLELDKLLELDQEVQTLKRTIEKIQAERNANAKAAARAKPEERAAMIERGKEIGRQLAELEPQLRTLEAQLKQLLYLTPTLPWEGAPVGPDDSFNVETRVHGNPRTFLFEPLDHVALMEKNGWGDFERAAKVSGSRSYILKGDLMVYEQALLRFALDRMIQAGFTPMSVPSLTKEEALYAHGQFPAARDQVYAVDGGEVYLAGTAEVLLNYLHAGEILAETELPKTYCALSPCFRSEAGSAGRDVRGLMRVHQFNKVEQYVLCKADLDESNRWFETMLSISEGILQALELPYRVIEVSTGDMGLGKYRQVDLETWVPSENRYRETHSCSALLDWQARRAGLRYRDERGKIHYAYTLNNTALATPRILVMLLENHQNEDGTVNVPRAVQPYFGKEKLEPSAL; this comes from the coding sequence ATGCTAGACATCAAATTCATCCGTGAGAACCCCGAAGCCGTTCGTCAGGCCATAGAAAAAAAAGGTCTTACCCTCGAGCTCGACAAACTGCTCGAACTCGACCAGGAGGTGCAGACCCTCAAGCGCACCATTGAAAAAATACAGGCCGAACGCAACGCCAACGCCAAGGCAGCGGCCAGGGCTAAGCCGGAAGAGCGGGCCGCCATGATCGAGCGGGGCAAAGAGATTGGCCGCCAGCTGGCCGAGCTCGAGCCCCAGTTGCGCACCCTCGAGGCCCAGCTCAAGCAGCTCCTCTACCTGACCCCCACCCTTCCCTGGGAAGGCGCCCCGGTGGGCCCGGACGACTCTTTTAACGTCGAGACGCGGGTGCACGGCAATCCGCGCACCTTCCTGTTTGAACCGCTGGATCACGTGGCCCTGATGGAAAAGAACGGCTGGGGTGATTTTGAGCGTGCCGCTAAGGTCTCCGGCTCACGTTCTTACATCCTTAAGGGCGATCTGATGGTCTACGAGCAGGCCCTGCTGCGGTTTGCCCTCGACCGGATGATCCAGGCCGGCTTCACGCCGATGAGCGTGCCCAGCCTGACCAAAGAGGAGGCGCTTTATGCCCACGGACAGTTTCCTGCTGCCCGCGACCAGGTCTACGCGGTGGATGGGGGGGAGGTCTACCTGGCGGGTACCGCCGAGGTGCTGCTGAACTACCTGCACGCTGGGGAAATCCTCGCGGAGACAGAACTTCCTAAGACCTACTGTGCGCTCTCGCCCTGTTTTCGCAGCGAGGCCGGCTCCGCCGGAAGGGATGTGCGGGGCCTGATGCGCGTTCACCAGTTCAATAAGGTGGAGCAGTACGTGCTGTGTAAAGCCGATTTGGACGAATCGAATCGCTGGTTTGAGACCATGCTTTCAATCTCCGAGGGCATTCTGCAGGCCCTCGAGCTGCCCTACCGGGTGATCGAGGTATCCACAGGGGATATGGGACTGGGCAAATACCGCCAGGTAGACCTCGAGACCTGGGTGCCCAGTGAAAACCGCTACCGCGAGACCCATTCCTGCTCGGCTTTGCTCGACTGGCAGGCCCGGCGGGCCGGCCTGCGTTACCGCGACGAGCGCGGCAAAATACACTACGCCTACACGCTCAATAACACCGCCCTGGCCACCCCCAGGATTTTAGTGATGCTGCTGGAAAACCACCAGAACGAGGATGGCACCGTGAATGTTCCCAGGGCTGTGCAGCCCTATTTCGGCAAGGAGAAGCTCGAGCCCTCGGCGTTGTAG
- the gatC gene encoding Asp-tRNA(Asn)/Glu-tRNA(Gln) amidotransferase subunit GatC, which produces MEITPELVKHLSRLSRLALTPEEEARLEGELRSIVGFFEKLNELNTEGLPEMARPVEITNRLRADQVRPSLAQEQALSVAIEAHEGQFKVPRVIE; this is translated from the coding sequence ATGGAGATTACGCCGGAACTGGTGAAACATCTGAGCAGGCTTTCGCGGCTTGCTCTTACACCGGAGGAAGAGGCCAGGCTCGAGGGCGAGCTGCGCTCGATCGTGGGCTTTTTTGAAAAATTGAATGAGCTGAACACCGAGGGCCTGCCCGAGATGGCCCGGCCGGTGGAGATCACCAACCGCCTGCGGGCCGATCAGGTTCGCCCCTCGCTCGCACAGGAACAAGCCCTGTCGGTGGCTATAGAAGCGCACGAGGGCCAATTTAAGGTGCCCAGGGTTATAGAATAG
- a CDS encoding O-acetylhomoserine aminocarboxypropyltransferase/cysteine synthase family protein, whose amino-acid sequence MSQKHRFETLQLHAGYSPDPTTGARQVPIYATTSYQFKDADHAARLFGLQEFGNIYTRIMNPTTDVLEKRIAALEGGVAALATSSGHAAQFLAITNIAQAGDNFVSTPNLYGGSINQFKVTLPRLGIESRFTDSAESVDDFIRLTDDKTRFWYLESLGNPALNIPDFELIAQAAQERGIALIVDNTFGHGGYLFRPIEWGANVVTHSGTKWIGGHGAAIAGLIVDGGNFNWDNGRYPLITQPQPGYHGLELHKALGNLAFIIKARVDGLRDQGQCLGPFEAFLLLLGLETLSLRSERHVQNTLALAHWLREQDEVAWVNYPGLDDHPSYAKAQKYFKGRPGSVLTFGLKGGYEAAKSFINRLELVSHLANVGDTRTLAIHPASTTHSQLSPEEQVRAGVNPELVRISVGLEAIEDIQADLKQALRSRVGV is encoded by the coding sequence ATGTCGCAAAAACACCGTTTCGAGACCCTGCAACTACACGCCGGCTACAGCCCCGACCCCACCACTGGGGCCCGTCAGGTGCCCATCTACGCCACCACCTCGTATCAGTTCAAGGACGCCGACCACGCCGCCCGGCTCTTTGGGTTGCAGGAGTTCGGCAACATTTATACCCGCATCATGAACCCCACCACCGATGTGCTGGAGAAGCGCATCGCGGCCCTCGAGGGGGGGGTGGCGGCCCTGGCCACCAGCTCGGGCCATGCCGCGCAGTTCCTGGCTATCACCAACATCGCCCAGGCCGGCGATAACTTTGTGTCCACCCCCAACCTCTACGGGGGCAGCATCAACCAGTTCAAAGTGACGCTGCCCCGGCTTGGCATTGAAAGCCGTTTTACCGACAGCGCCGAGAGCGTGGACGATTTCATCCGCCTGACCGACGATAAAACCCGCTTCTGGTACCTGGAGTCGCTGGGCAACCCGGCCCTCAACATCCCCGACTTCGAGCTCATCGCCCAGGCCGCCCAGGAGCGGGGCATCGCCCTGATTGTGGACAACACCTTTGGGCACGGGGGCTATCTCTTCCGCCCCATCGAGTGGGGGGCCAACGTGGTAACCCACTCCGGTACCAAGTGGATTGGGGGGCACGGTGCGGCCATCGCTGGCCTGATTGTGGACGGCGGCAACTTCAACTGGGACAACGGGCGCTACCCCCTGATTACCCAGCCCCAGCCCGGCTACCACGGCCTCGAGCTGCACAAGGCCCTGGGCAACCTGGCCTTCATCATCAAGGCCCGCGTGGACGGCCTGCGCGACCAGGGGCAGTGCCTGGGGCCTTTCGAGGCTTTCTTGCTGCTCCTGGGCCTCGAGACCCTCTCGCTGCGCTCGGAGCGGCACGTGCAGAACACCCTGGCCCTGGCCCACTGGCTGCGTGAGCAGGACGAGGTGGCCTGGGTCAACTACCCCGGCCTGGACGACCACCCCAGTTATGCCAAGGCCCAGAAGTACTTCAAGGGCAGGCCGGGATCGGTGCTTACCTTCGGCCTCAAGGGTGGATACGAGGCCGCCAAGAGCTTCATCAACCGGCTCGAGCTGGTCTCCCACCTGGCCAATGTGGGCGATACCCGCACCCTGGCCATCCACCCCGCCTCCACCACCCACTCCCAGCTATCGCCGGAGGAGCAGGTTCGCGCGGGGGTCAACCCCGAGTTGGTGCGAATTAGCGTGGGGCTGGAGGCCATCGAAGACATCCAAGCCGACCTCAAGCAGGCCCTGCGCTCGAGGGTGGGCGTCTAA
- the gcvH gene encoding glycine cleavage system protein GcvH — protein sequence MNYPSELKYTKSHEWVRLEGDVAVVGITDFAQDALGDVVFVDLPQVGKAVEAGSAVAVVESVKTASDIYAPVAGEILEVNSALSDKPELINQSPYGEGWLFKMRVNPADLNGLLSAVEYQAVAESQ from the coding sequence ATGAATTATCCTTCCGAGCTCAAGTACACCAAATCGCACGAATGGGTTCGCCTCGAGGGCGACGTGGCCGTGGTGGGCATCACCGACTTCGCCCAGGACGCCCTGGGGGATGTGGTGTTTGTGGACTTGCCGCAGGTGGGTAAGGCCGTGGAGGCTGGTTCGGCGGTGGCGGTGGTGGAGTCGGTCAAGACCGCCTCCGACATCTACGCCCCGGTGGCCGGGGAGATCCTCGAGGTCAACAGCGCTTTGTCCGATAAGCCCGAGCTCATCAACCAGTCGCCCTACGGCGAGGGCTGGCTGTTCAAAATGCGGGTGAACCCGGCGGATCTGAACGGGCTCTTATCGGCGGTGGAGTACCAGGCCGTGGCAGAAAGCCAGTAG
- a CDS encoding DNA-directed RNA polymerase subunit beta — MKIERYGKINEVIPLPPLTEIQVDSFTKALQANVPPSKRENIGLQAAFKETFPIEEGEKGRGLVLDFLEYRLGEPPFDQDECREKDLTYQAPLYAKLLLVHKDTGLLKEDEVFLGDLPLMTQDGSFIVNGADRVIVSQIHRSPGVYFTADQTRPGRFVASVIPLPKRGPWIDLEFEQSGVVVMKVNKKKFPLALLLRVLGFTAETLSKELADYPDLLPGLLEAQFRGTKALEMGVDEALLKLFTELRPGDPPKRDKAITYLHSLLSDPRRYDLGEAGKYKAQQKLGIQLSGRMLIRFENGEFKDEALLPVLKYLFALQSGEPGYEADDIDHLGNRRIRTVGELLADQFRVGLSRLARGVRERMLLGSPESATPAKLVNNRPLVAAIREFFGRSQLSQFKDQTNPLSELRHKRRISALGPGGLTRERAGFDVRDVHRTHYGRICPIETPEGANIGLISSLASFGRINDLGFILTPYRKVINGRVTDQVDFMTATEEDRYAIAQANTPLKPDGHFDTQQVVVRKKGEPMVMRPEEVEYMDVSPKQIFSVNTNLIPFLEHDDANRALMGSNMQAQAVPLLRAQSPVVMTGVEERVVRDSLTSLYSPVDGVVEYVDGSKILVRGEDKGLYEFNLRRFVRSNQGTALDQRPRVSKGQKVRKGDLLADGPASEEGYLALGQNILLAIMPFDGYNYEDAIVISEDLLRRDFYTSVHIERYEIEARDTKLGPERITRDIPNLSEAALRDLDEDGVVRIGAEVKAGDILVGRTSFKGETEPTPEERLLRSIFGEKARDVKDTSLRVPPGEGGIVVRTLRLRRGDPGVELKPGVREVVRVYVAQKRKLQVGDKLANRHGNKGVVSKILPPEDMPHMPDGTPVDIVLNPLGVPSRMNLGQILETHLGLAGYELGLKFITPVFDGITEEEIKQLLGKAFDKKWEARTQAGFGLDNREREVLARAAKLGLVSAEASEVEQLREVFQQGKSVLYDGRTGEPIEAPIVVGVMYIMKLYHMVEDKMHARSTGPYSLITQQPLGGKAQFGGQRFGEMEVWALEAYGAAHTLQEILTIKSDDIEGRNAAYEAVVKGEDVPEASVPESFRVLVKELQSLGLDVETYDENSRNLDIFEGLASRR, encoded by the coding sequence ATGAAGATAGAGCGGTACGGCAAGATTAACGAAGTCATTCCCCTTCCACCCCTCACCGAGATTCAGGTTGATTCGTTTACCAAAGCCTTACAGGCCAACGTACCCCCCTCCAAGCGGGAAAACATCGGCCTGCAAGCGGCCTTTAAGGAGACCTTCCCGATCGAGGAGGGTGAGAAGGGGCGGGGGCTGGTGCTGGATTTTCTCGAGTACCGCCTGGGCGAACCCCCCTTCGACCAGGACGAGTGCCGGGAAAAAGACCTCACCTACCAGGCGCCGTTGTACGCAAAGCTGCTGCTGGTGCACAAGGACACCGGTCTGCTCAAAGAAGATGAAGTCTTTCTGGGCGACCTGCCCCTCATGACCCAGGACGGCTCGTTCATCGTGAATGGGGCCGACCGGGTTATCGTTTCGCAGATCCACCGCTCGCCGGGGGTGTACTTCACCGCCGACCAGACGCGCCCGGGCAGGTTCGTTGCCTCGGTGATTCCCCTGCCCAAGCGCGGCCCCTGGATTGACCTCGAGTTCGAGCAGTCCGGGGTGGTGGTGATGAAGGTCAACAAGAAGAAATTCCCCCTGGCCCTGCTGCTGCGGGTGCTGGGCTTTACCGCCGAGACCCTCAGCAAGGAGCTGGCCGATTACCCCGACCTGCTACCAGGCCTGCTGGAAGCCCAGTTCCGTGGAACCAAGGCCCTCGAGATGGGGGTGGATGAGGCCCTCCTCAAGCTTTTCACCGAGCTGCGCCCCGGCGACCCACCCAAACGCGACAAGGCCATTACCTACCTGCACTCGCTCTTGTCTGACCCGCGCCGCTATGACCTGGGCGAAGCCGGAAAGTATAAAGCCCAACAGAAGCTGGGTATTCAGCTTTCGGGGCGGATGCTAATTCGCTTTGAAAACGGCGAGTTCAAGGACGAGGCCCTATTGCCGGTGCTCAAGTACCTGTTCGCCTTGCAAAGCGGGGAGCCCGGCTACGAGGCCGACGACATCGACCACCTGGGCAACCGCCGCATTCGCACAGTGGGCGAGCTGCTGGCCGACCAGTTCCGGGTGGGGCTTTCGCGCCTGGCTCGAGGGGTGCGCGAGCGTATGCTGCTGGGTTCCCCCGAAAGCGCCACCCCGGCCAAGCTGGTCAACAACCGCCCACTGGTGGCAGCCATCCGCGAGTTTTTTGGCCGCAGCCAGCTCAGCCAGTTCAAAGACCAGACCAACCCCCTCTCGGAGCTGCGCCACAAGCGCCGCATCTCCGCCCTGGGGCCGGGCGGCCTGACCCGCGAGCGGGCCGGCTTTGACGTGCGCGACGTGCACCGCACCCACTACGGCCGCATCTGCCCCATCGAAACCCCCGAAGGTGCCAACATCGGTCTGATCTCCTCGCTGGCCTCCTTTGGCCGCATCAACGACCTGGGCTTTATCCTCACCCCGTACCGCAAGGTGATCAACGGGCGGGTCACCGACCAGGTTGACTTCATGACCGCTACCGAAGAGGACCGCTACGCCATTGCCCAGGCCAACACGCCCCTCAAGCCCGACGGCCACTTCGATACCCAGCAGGTGGTGGTGCGCAAGAAGGGCGAGCCAATGGTCATGCGTCCGGAGGAAGTGGAATACATGGATGTTTCACCCAAGCAGATTTTCTCGGTGAACACCAACCTGATTCCTTTCCTCGAGCACGACGACGCCAACCGCGCCCTGATGGGTTCCAACATGCAGGCCCAGGCGGTGCCGCTGCTACGCGCGCAAAGCCCGGTGGTGATGACCGGGGTGGAGGAGCGGGTGGTGCGCGACTCCCTTACCTCGCTGTATTCCCCTGTGGATGGGGTGGTGGAGTACGTGGACGGTTCCAAAATCCTGGTCAGGGGTGAAGACAAGGGCCTCTATGAGTTCAATCTGCGCCGCTTTGTCCGTTCGAACCAGGGCACGGCCCTCGACCAGCGACCTCGAGTCTCCAAAGGCCAGAAAGTGCGCAAGGGCGATCTGCTGGCCGACGGCCCGGCCTCCGAAGAGGGCTACCTGGCCTTGGGGCAAAACATCCTGCTAGCCATCATGCCTTTTGATGGCTACAACTACGAAGACGCGATTGTAATCTCCGAAGATCTCCTGCGCCGCGACTTCTACACCTCGGTGCACATCGAGCGCTACGAGATCGAGGCCCGCGATACCAAGCTGGGTCCTGAGCGCATCACCCGCGACATCCCCAACCTTTCCGAAGCCGCCTTGCGCGACCTGGACGAGGACGGCGTGGTGCGGATTGGGGCCGAGGTCAAGGCCGGGGATATCCTGGTGGGCCGCACCAGCTTCAAGGGTGAGACTGAACCCACCCCCGAAGAGCGGCTGCTGCGCAGCATCTTTGGGGAGAAGGCCCGGGATGTGAAGGACACCTCCCTGCGGGTGCCGCCCGGCGAAGGGGGCATCGTGGTGCGCACCCTGCGCCTGCGCCGGGGTGACCCTGGCGTAGAGCTCAAACCCGGCGTGCGCGAGGTGGTGCGGGTGTATGTGGCCCAGAAGCGCAAGCTTCAGGTGGGTGACAAGCTGGCTAACCGCCACGGTAACAAGGGCGTGGTCTCCAAAATCTTGCCGCCCGAGGACATGCCGCACATGCCCGATGGCACGCCGGTGGACATCGTGCTCAACCCGCTGGGTGTGCCCAGCCGTATGAACCTGGGCCAGATTCTAGAAACCCATCTGGGGCTGGCGGGTTACGAGCTGGGCTTGAAGTTTATTACCCCGGTATTTGATGGCATTACGGAGGAAGAGATCAAGCAGTTGCTGGGCAAGGCCTTTGACAAAAAGTGGGAGGCCCGCACCCAGGCTGGTTTTGGCCTGGATAACCGCGAGCGGGAGGTGCTGGCCAGGGCTGCCAAGCTGGGGCTGGTGAGCGCCGAGGCCAGTGAGGTGGAGCAGCTCCGGGAGGTGTTCCAGCAGGGTAAGAGCGTGCTTTACGATGGCCGCACCGGCGAGCCCATCGAGGCCCCCATTGTGGTGGGCGTGATGTACATCATGAAGCTTTACCACATGGTAGAGGACAAGATGCACGCGCGTTCCACTGGCCCTTACTCGCTCATTACCCAGCAGCCCCTGGGTGGTAAGGCCCAGTTTGGTGGACAGCGCTTCGGGGAGATGGAGGTGTGGGCGTTGGAGGCCTACGGAGCGGCCCATACCTTGCAGGAGATCCTCACCATCAAATCCGACGACATCGAGGGGCGCAACGCGGCTTACGAGGCCGTGGTCAAGGGTGAGGATGTGCCCGAGGCCAGCGTGCCGGAGAGCTTCAGGGTGTTGGTGAAGGAGTTGCAGTCGCTGGGCCTGGATGTGGAGACCTACGACGAAAATTCCCGCAACCTGGACATCTTTGAAGGGCTGGCCAGCAGACGCTAA
- the metX gene encoding homoserine O-acetyltransferase MetX translates to MSDLLIQEAWGDHEALLIKPPKSRGRVPPPVPAQALVAGGFRLEYGGVLPELRMRYETYGQLNFERSNAVLVFHAWTGSAHLAGTYTQETLRSLPKLDQAFGPDGWWDELAGPGRMLDTEKYFVICANHIGSCYGSTGPLSQNPETGRPYGPEFPKLTVRDLARAQAKLLDFLGIEKVTLLGGSLGGMVALEFALLYPDRVNKLVVLAAPPVHSPWARAFNRLSREAVLADPGYQGGYYTEQPLGLQLGRAIAMLSFRSPDSFRLRWQQHPERGESYVLYQGEKFAKRFDANAYLTLSEAMDTHDVGRGRGGLEAALRQLRRIPSLFVGINTDVLYTAQEVREMAALSGGIYREIHSPHGHDAFLIETDQVERILGDFL, encoded by the coding sequence ATGAGCGATCTGCTTATTCAAGAGGCCTGGGGCGACCATGAAGCCCTGCTGATTAAACCGCCCAAAAGCCGGGGCCGGGTACCACCGCCGGTGCCGGCCCAGGCCCTGGTGGCCGGCGGCTTTCGCCTCGAGTACGGCGGTGTGCTGCCCGAGCTGCGCATGCGCTACGAGACCTACGGCCAGCTCAACTTCGAGCGCAGCAACGCGGTGCTGGTCTTCCACGCCTGGACGGGCTCGGCGCACCTGGCCGGTACCTACACCCAGGAAACCCTGCGCAGCCTGCCCAAATTGGACCAGGCCTTCGGGCCGGATGGCTGGTGGGATGAGCTGGCCGGGCCGGGCCGCATGCTGGATACCGAGAAGTACTTTGTCATCTGCGCCAACCACATCGGCAGTTGCTACGGCTCGACCGGCCCGCTCTCGCAGAATCCCGAGACCGGGCGCCCGTATGGCCCGGAGTTTCCCAAGCTCACCGTGCGCGACCTGGCTCGAGCCCAGGCCAAACTACTGGACTTCCTGGGCATCGAAAAGGTGACCCTGCTGGGCGGCAGCCTGGGGGGCATGGTGGCGCTGGAGTTCGCCCTGCTCTATCCAGACCGTGTGAACAAACTGGTAGTGTTGGCCGCACCGCCGGTGCACAGCCCCTGGGCCCGGGCCTTCAACCGGCTTTCGCGCGAGGCGGTGCTGGCCGACCCCGGCTACCAGGGCGGCTATTACACCGAGCAACCCCTGGGGCTCCAGCTCGGCCGGGCCATTGCCATGCTCTCCTTTCGCTCCCCCGACTCCTTCCGCCTGCGCTGGCAGCAGCACCCCGAGCGGGGGGAAAGCTATGTGCTTTACCAGGGTGAAAAATTTGCCAAGCGCTTCGATGCCAACGCCTACCTCACCCTCTCAGAGGCCATGGACACCCACGATGTGGGGCGCGGGCGCGGGGGCCTCGAGGCAGCGCTGCGCCAGCTAAGGCGCATCCCCAGCCTGTTTGTTGGGATCAACACAGATGTGCTCTATACCGCCCAGGAAGTTCGCGAGATGGCTGCTCTGAGCGGTGGCATCTACCGTGAAATTCACAGCCCGCACGGACACGATGCCTTTCTAATCGAAACCGACCAGGTCGAGCGCATTCTGGGCGACTTCCTGTAG
- the gcvP gene encoding aminomethyl-transferring glycine dehydrogenase, translating into MTPERKPRSTDFSRRHIGPTPADIEQMLQAVGVSSLEELIQQTVPASIREAEPLNIGPGLSETEMLARMRAIASKNQVFTSLIGQGYYGTILPPVIQRNLLENPAWYTAYTPYQPEISQGRLEALLNFQTMVADLTGLDIANASLLDEATAAAEAMAVAQRSCKAPRTAFFVDRNVHPQTLAVLQTRAEPLGWQLVVGDPETDLNPEGLFGAIFQYPDTLGQIRDLRGPIERVKAAGGLAVVAADLLALTLLTPPGELGADIAVGSAQRFGVPMGYGGPHAGYMAIRDALKRALPGRLVGVSIDSRGNRAYRLTLQTREQHIRREKATSNICTAQVLLAVIASMYAVYHGPEGLREIAQSVHDKTAVLAAGLKRLGFERVNAHFFDTLTIRAEGRVEEILAEARRRRINLRKVDEAHIGIALDETTTPEVIEAVWQAFGGDFRYQDFVPENHLPAALQRTSPYLTHPVFNRYHSETELMRYMRRLADRDLALDRAMIPLGSCTMKLNAAAEMIPISWPEFANLHPFAPAEQAQGYHELFETLSRWLCEITGYDAVSLQPNSGAQGEYAGLLAIRAYHRSRGEGHRNVCLIPSSAHGTNPASAHMAGMEVVVVACDAQGYVDLNDLEAKAKQHADRLAAVMVTYPSTHGVFEEKIRELCEIVHRYGGQVYLDGANLNAQVGLAKPGHYGADVSHLNLHKTFAIPHGGGGPGMGPIAVKAHLAPFLPGHPVLDGGTAPVGPVAAAPYGSASILPISFAYIWMMGSEGLKRATEVAILNANYIASRLEPYFPVLYKNEKGRVAHECILDPRAFKARCDITAEDIAKRLIDFGFHAPTMSFPVAGTLMVEPTESESKHELDRFINAMIAIRQEIAQIERGELTAEESPLRHAPHTVLDLADENWNRKYTRAQGCFPAGQSAMDKYWSPVNRVDNVYGDRNIVCSCPPVEEYAS; encoded by the coding sequence ATGACCCCTGAACGCAAACCCCGTTCCACCGATTTCTCGCGCCGCCACATTGGCCCCACCCCTGCGGACATCGAGCAGATGCTGCAAGCCGTGGGGGTTTCCTCGCTGGAGGAACTCATCCAACAGACCGTGCCGGCCTCCATCCGCGAGGCCGAGCCGCTCAACATTGGCCCTGGCCTGAGCGAGACCGAGATGCTGGCGCGCATGCGGGCCATCGCCAGCAAGAACCAGGTGTTTACCTCGCTCATCGGGCAGGGCTACTACGGCACTATTCTGCCCCCGGTGATCCAGCGCAACCTGCTGGAAAACCCGGCCTGGTACACCGCCTACACCCCCTACCAGCCCGAGATTAGCCAGGGCCGCCTCGAGGCCTTGCTCAACTTCCAGACCATGGTGGCCGACCTCACCGGCCTGGACATCGCCAACGCCTCCCTCCTGGACGAAGCCACGGCGGCGGCCGAGGCCATGGCGGTGGCCCAGCGAAGTTGCAAAGCCCCGCGCACGGCCTTTTTTGTGGACAGGAACGTGCACCCCCAGACGCTGGCGGTTTTGCAGACCCGGGCCGAACCCCTGGGCTGGCAGCTGGTGGTGGGCGACCCCGAGACCGACCTGAACCCGGAGGGGCTGTTTGGGGCTATCTTTCAGTACCCCGATACCCTCGGCCAGATCCGCGACCTGCGTGGCCCCATCGAGCGGGTTAAGGCGGCTGGCGGGCTGGCAGTGGTGGCCGCCGATCTGTTGGCCCTGACCCTGCTCACCCCGCCCGGCGAGCTGGGGGCCGATATCGCGGTGGGCTCGGCCCAGCGCTTTGGGGTTCCCATGGGCTACGGCGGGCCCCACGCCGGCTACATGGCGATCAGGGACGCCCTCAAGCGGGCCCTGCCCGGGCGACTGGTGGGGGTTTCGATCGACTCGAGGGGCAACCGGGCCTACCGCCTGACCCTCCAGACCCGCGAGCAGCACATCCGCCGCGAAAAGGCCACCTCCAACATCTGCACCGCGCAGGTGTTGCTGGCGGTGATTGCCTCGATGTACGCGGTCTACCACGGGCCCGAAGGCCTGCGCGAGATTGCCCAGAGCGTGCACGACAAAACCGCGGTGCTGGCCGCGGGCCTGAAGCGCCTGGGTTTTGAGCGGGTCAATGCCCACTTCTTCGATACCCTGACCATCCGGGCCGAGGGCCGGGTAGAGGAAATTTTGGCCGAGGCCCGCCGCCGCCGCATCAACCTGCGCAAAGTGGACGAGGCCCACATCGGCATCGCCCTCGACGAGACCACCACCCCCGAGGTCATCGAGGCGGTCTGGCAGGCCTTTGGGGGCGACTTCCGGTACCAGGACTTTGTCCCCGAAAATCACCTACCGGCTGCCTTGCAGCGCACCAGCCCCTACCTGACCCACCCGGTCTTCAACCGCTACCACTCCGAAACCGAGTTGATGCGCTACATGCGCCGCCTGGCCGACCGCGACCTGGCGCTCGACCGCGCCATGATTCCCCTGGGCTCCTGCACCATGAAGCTCAACGCCGCGGCCGAGATGATTCCCATTAGCTGGCCCGAGTTCGCCAATTTGCACCCCTTTGCACCCGCCGAGCAGGCCCAGGGCTACCACGAGCTCTTCGAAACCCTGAGCCGCTGGCTGTGTGAAATCACCGGCTACGACGCGGTATCGCTCCAGCCCAACTCCGGGGCCCAGGGCGAGTATGCCGGGCTGCTGGCTATCCGGGCCTACCACCGCTCGAGGGGTGAGGGGCACCGCAACGTCTGTTTGATTCCTTCCTCGGCCCACGGCACCAACCCGGCCTCGGCCCATATGGCCGGGATGGAGGTGGTGGTGGTGGCCTGCGATGCGCAGGGCTACGTGGATCTGAACGACCTCGAGGCCAAAGCAAAGCAGCACGCCGACAGACTGGCGGCGGTGATGGTTACCTACCCCTCTACCCACGGGGTGTTTGAGGAGAAGATACGCGAGCTGTGCGAAATCGTGCACCGCTACGGAGGGCAGGTCTACCTGGACGGGGCCAACCTCAACGCCCAGGTGGGGCTGGCCAAACCTGGCCACTACGGGGCCGATGTTTCGCACCTCAACCTGCACAAGACCTTCGCCATTCCTCACGGTGGGGGCGGGCCGGGGATGGGCCCCATCGCGGTCAAGGCCCACCTGGCCCCTTTCCTGCCGGGGCACCCCGTGCTCGACGGTGGGACGGCTCCGGTGGGGCCGGTGGCGGCGGCCCCCTACGGCTCCGCCTCAATTCTGCCCATATCGTTCGCCTACATCTGGATGATGGGCAGCGAGGGGCTCAAGCGGGCCACCGAGGTGGCCATCCTGAACGCCAACTACATTGCCAGCCGGCTCGAGCCCTACTTTCCGGTGCTCTACAAAAACGAAAAAGGCCGGGTGGCCCACGAGTGCATCCTCGACCCCCGGGCCTTCAAGGCCCGCTGCGACATCACCGCCGAAGACATTGCCAAGCGCCTGATTGACTTTGGCTTTCATGCCCCCACCATGAGCTTTCCGGTGGCCGGAACCCTGATGGTCGAGCCGACCGAGTCGGAGTCGAAGCACGAACTCGATCGCTTTATCAACGCCATGATCGCCATCCGCCAGGAAATCGCCCAGATCGAGCGGGGCGAACTCACCGCCGAGGAAAGCCCCCTGCGCCACGCCCCCCACACCGTGCTGGATCTGGCCGATGAGAACTGGAACCGCAAATACACCCGGGCCCAGGGCTGCTTCCCTGCCGGTCAGTCGGCCATGGATAAGTACTGGAGCCCGGTGAACCGGGTGGATAATGTCTACGGCGATCGCAACATCGTTTGTTCCTGTCCGCCGGTGGAGGAATACGCGTCCTGA